The Helianthus annuus cultivar XRQ/B chromosome 16, HanXRQr2.0-SUNRISE, whole genome shotgun sequence genome includes a window with the following:
- the LOC110944089 gene encoding external alternative NAD(P)H-ubiquinone oxidoreductase B2, mitochondrial-like — protein sequence MKNLSFYKRFSSSFGEYPSLSRFLVVFAVSGGGLVAYSEANNIQNGAKIDELPEAGSEKKRVVVLGTGWAGTSFLKNLKNPSYDVQVISPRNYFAFTPLLPSVTVGTVEARSVVEPIRNIVKKKNLNVNYWEAECYRIDAKNKKVYCRSSQEDKEEFVVDYDYLVIAMGARVNTFNTPGVEENCHYLKEVEDAQKIRRTVIDCFEKASLPTLSNDERKRILQFVVVGGGPTGVEFAAELHDFVSEDLVKLYPSVKDLVKITLLEATDHILNMFDKRITAFAEQKFHRDGIDLRTGAMVVKVSDKEISTKVIKTGEIATIPYGMAVWSTGIATRPVVMDFMKQIGQANRRVLATDEWLRVEGTNSIYALGDCATINQRKVMEDISAIFQKADKDNSGTLTVKEFQEALDDICDRYPQVKLYLNNKQMSSLVDLLKESKGDVAKESIELNVEEFKSALSQVDSQMKNLPATAQVAAQQGSYLADCFNRMEECTKNPEGPIRFRESGRHRFRPFRYKHLGQFAPLGGEQTAAQLPGDWVSIGHSSQWLWYSVYASKQVSWRTRSLVVSDWMRRFIFGRDSSQI from the exons ATGAAGAATTTGAGTTTCTACAAGAGGTTCTCGAGCTCCTTTGGTGAATATCCTTCGCTATCGAGGTTTCTGGTGGTTTTTGCCGTCAG TGGTGGGGGTCTGGTGGCTTATTCTGAGGCGAATAATATACAAAATGGTGCGAAGATCGATGAGTTACCGGAAGCAGGTAGTGAGAAAAAGAGGGTAGTGGTACTTGGAACTGGTTGGGCTGGAACAAGTTTCTTGAAGAATCTCAAGAATCCTTCATATGACGTTCAAGTGATATCACCAAGGAATTATTTTGCATTCACACCTTTGCTACCAAGTGTTACAGTTGGTACCGTTGAAGCTCGTAGTGTTGTTGAACCTATTCGCAACATCGTCAAGAAG AAGAATTTGAATGTTAATTACTGGGAAGCTGAATGCTATAGGATCGATGCAAAAAATAAGAAAGTTTACTGTCGTTCAAGTCAAGAGGATAAAGAAGAATTTGTTGTAGACTATGATTACCTGGTGATCGCAATGGGAGCTCGTGTTAATACGTTTAACACTCCTGGTGTAGAAGAAAATTGTCACTACTTGAAG GAAGTTGAAGATGCTCAGAAGATCAGGAGGACTGTGATCGACTGCTTTGAAAAGGCAAGCTTACCTACTTTGAGCAATGATGAGCGGAAACGAATTCTTCAATTCGTTGTTGTTGGTGGTGGGCCCACTGGAGTGGAGTTTGCAGCCGAGCTTCATGATTTTGTGTCGGAGGATTTGGTGAAGTTGTACCCGTCGGTTAAAGATTTAGTTAAAATAACGCTTCTTGAGGCAACCGACCATATCTTGAACAT GTTTGACAAACGAATCACAGCTTTTGCAGAACAAAAGTTTCACAGAGACGGTATAGATTTGAGGACCGGTGCAATGGTTGTGAAAGTGTCGGATAAAGAAATTTCAACCAAAGTGATTAAAACCGGAGAGATCGCTACTATACCCTACGGAATGGCAGTCTGGTCGACTGGTATTGCAACTCGTCCGGTTGTAATGGATTTCATGAAGCAGATTGGCCAG GCAAATAGACGTGTATTAGCTACCGATGAATGGCTTCGAGTTGAAGGGACCAACAGCATATATGCGCTTGGAGACTGTGCTACAATTAATCAGCGTAAAGTCATG GAGGATATTTCGGCCATATTTCAAAAGGCAGACAAGGACAACTCGGGAACGCTTACGGTTAAAGAGTTCCAAGAAGCACTTGACGACATATGTGACAGGTATCCTCAGGTGAAACTATATCTGAACAATAAGCAAATGAGCAGCTTGGTCGATCTACTTAAGGAATCCAAAGGAGATGTTGCAAAAGAATCGATTGAACTGAACGTTGAAGAATTTAAATCGGCTCTTTCTCAAGTGGATTCACAGATGAAGAATCTTCCTGCCACAGCTCAG GTTGCAGCTCAGCAAGGTTCCTATCTTGCTGATTGTTTCAACCGCATGGAAGAATGCACGAAAAATCCCGAAGGTCCTATTCGTTTCAGAGAGTCTGGCAGGCATAGATTCCGTCCCTTCAG GTACAAGCATCTTGGTCAATTTGCTCCATTAGGAGGAGAGCAAACAGCAGCACAACTCCCCGGTGATTGGGTATCTATTGGTCACAGCTCTCAGTGGCTTTGGTACTCTGTGTATGCAAG CAAGCAAGTCAGTTGGCGTACAAGGTCGTTGGTGGTGTCAGACTGGATGAGGCGTTTCATCTTCGGGAGGGATTCGAGTCAAATATGA
- the LOC118488256 gene encoding fasciclin-like arabinogalactan protein 4, with translation MAVSISASVSVSIPLHISNITPLITLYLLLHTTLISAVNITHLLSPFPDLSDFSDLLTTTTVATDLSASTSLTLLAVPNPILRSSDLLRRNPPSSSISDVIRYHILLQYLSPSDLRRFPASCKLIPTLFQTTGHATNDFGYVNITFNNQTNTTVVRSPAAYSQQPTCILPSLKCLV, from the coding sequence ATGGCTGTCTCTATTTCCGCTTCTGTATCTGTATCTATACCTCTCCACATTTCCAATATTACCCCTCTAATCACCCTCTATTTACTCCTCCACACCACCCTCATCTCCGCCGTCAACATCACCCACCTCCTCTCCCCATTCCCAGATCTCTCCGACTTCTCCGACctcctcaccaccaccactgtcgcCACCGACCTCTCTGCCAGCACTTCCCTCACCCTCCTCGCCGTCCCCAACCCCATCCTCCGCTCATCCGACCTCCTCCGCCGTAACCCACCCTCCTCCTCCATCTCTGACGTCATCCGCTACCACATCCTTTTACAATACCTCTCCCCCTCTGACCTCCGCCGCTTCCCCGCCTCCTGCAAACTCATCCCCACCCTCTTCCAAACCACCGGCCACGCCACCAACGATTTCGGCTACGTCAACATCACAttcaacaatcaaacaaacaccACCGTTGTCAGATCTCCGGCAGCCTACTCCCAACAACCCACATGCATATTACCATCTTTGAAATGTCTGGTCTGA